Within the Herpetosiphonaceae bacterium genome, the region CCGCCCGATTACTGTGTGGATCTCGCCACCGAGCGGTACATGGACTTCCGGAGGGACGGCATCTTCGGACGGCTCCTGAAGATCCACGGATCATTGAACTGGCTCTACTGCGAGCGCTGCAAGCGACTCGATCTGTTCGTATCCGAGGGCATGCGGACCGCAAAGGCGCTCGATGAGCTGTACTATTCGGTGCCATTCGACGATGCGTATAGCTGTCGCGGCACGCCGTGTCGCAATCGTCCGCGATGCGATGGCTTTGTGAGTCCGATCCTGATCACGCCGACGTACGTCAAGGATTACGAGAACCCGCATATCGAGCGCGTGTGGCGCGAGGCCGAGCGTGCGATGAAGGAGGCGGACAGGGCTGTGATCATCGGATACAGCTTACCGATCGATGATGTCGAGGTGGCGATGCTGTTCAAGCGCGGCCTTGATCACCTGCCACGCGAGCGCATCACGGTGGTCGAGTATGTCGACGGCGATATGCGCCTGCCTGCGGACGGACGAACACCGCTCGAAGAGCACCCGACGGGTCGGCGCTTCCGCTCGCTGTTCGGCGCTGACCTCGACTGGCATACCACGGGCTTTGAGGGCTGGCTCAACGAGCAGAAAGCGGCGCAGCGCTTCCCCTTCGCCGACGCCTGAGATCTGAGGTGCTCCATGATCATCGCCCTGGCATCGCCGTGTGTCGCCGCATCCCTTGAGGCGGGCCTGGACACGATCAAGCGGCTCGTATCCGAAGCGTCGGCCCACGGCGCGGAAATCGTATGCTTCCCTGAAGCCTATCTCCCAGGTCTGCGAGGACAGGATTTTGCAGTTGTGCCCTTTGATCGGACGCAGCAGGAGCGCGTCCTGCGGTCGGTAGCGCAGTGGGCACGCGCCTACAGGATTGCCACGATCCTTGGGATGGAGCGGATCACCGAGGCAGGTCGGCAGATCGTCGCCGTGGTGATCGATGCCCAGGGCCAGATTCAGGGATACCAGACCAAGAATCAGCTCGCTCCGAGCGAAGATCAGTTTTATGTGCCCGGACAAAACCGGCAGCTCTTCGAGATCAACCGGGTTAAGTTTGGCGTGGTGATTTGCCATGAGGGCTGGCGCTATCCAGAGACGGTGCGCTGGGCGGCGGTGCGGGGTGCTACCATCGTCTTTCATCCCCACCACACAGGGAGCGATCATCGAGGTGTCCGTCCCGCGCAGTGGGGCGCGGCCAGCAGCCCATACTACGAGAAGGCCATGATGCTGCGCAGCATCGAGAACACGATCTACTTTGCCAGTGTCAATTATGCGCTGCGCTTTCAAGAATCGGCGACCAGCCTGATCGCGCCGTCCGGCCAGTGCCAGGCGTATCTTCCATACGGCCAGGAGGGCGTCCTGGTGCAGGCGATCAACGTCGAGGAGGCGACTGGCTTGATCGCGGCGCGCTACG harbors:
- a CDS encoding carbon-nitrogen hydrolase family protein is translated as MIIALASPCVAASLEAGLDTIKRLVSEASAHGAEIVCFPEAYLPGLRGQDFAVVPFDRTQQERVLRSVAQWARAYRIATILGMERITEAGRQIVAVVIDAQGQIQGYQTKNQLAPSEDQFYVPGQNRQLFEINRVKFGVVICHEGWRYPETVRWAAVRGATIVFHPHHTGSDHRGVRPAQWGAASSPYYEKAMMLRSIENTIYFASVNYALRFQESATSLIAPSGQCQAYLPYGQEGVLVQAINVEEATGLIAARYAPDRYQERKPE